One region of Streptomyces subrutilus genomic DNA includes:
- a CDS encoding chaplin, which translates to MSRVLKSAGLALAVGFALLGGASVASADAEASGIAVGSPGVLSGNLIQVPVHIPVNVCGNSVNIIGALNPAAGNTCVNV; encoded by the coding sequence ATGTCGCGTGTCCTGAAGAGTGCCGGCTTGGCCCTCGCCGTCGGCTTCGCGCTTCTCGGTGGCGCCTCGGTCGCCTCCGCCGACGCCGAAGCCTCGGGTATTGCGGTCGGCTCCCCCGGTGTCCTGTCCGGCAACCTGATCCAGGTTCCCGTCCACATCCCGGTCAACGTGTGCGGCAACTCCGTCAACATCATCGGGGCGCTCAACCCGGCCGCCGGCAACACCTGCGTCAACGTCTGA
- a CDS encoding cellulase family glycosylhydrolase, whose product MAAPVTHEAERAAISRGAAESNHAGFTGSGFVNYDNANGSYVEWTVNAAQAGTATLGLRYANGTTANRPMTITVNGTAVASNKAFNGTGAWTSWSTTSLSAALKAGANTVRATATTAAGGPNVDHLTVDAGTTPPGPGTTPVGINGQLTVCGTKLCNQYGKPVQLRGMSTHGTQWYAQCLTGGSLDALAKDWNADVLRVSTYVQEDGYESDPQKFTDLAHSLIEQATARGMYVIVDWHMLDPGDPHYNLARAKTFFSAIAARHKGKNNIFYEIANEPSGVSWSRIKSYAEQIIPVIRNIDADAPVLVGTRAWSSFGVSEGADETEVVGNQVNASNIMYTFHFYAYSHREEYLDTLSRAADRIPVFVTEFGTQNYAGEGADDFAMTQKYLDLMAAKKISWTNWNFSDDNRSGAVFKPGTCASNGPWTGTGSLKPAGVWIRDRIRSADAFPTG is encoded by the coding sequence GTGGCCGCCCCCGTCACCCACGAGGCGGAGAGAGCCGCCATATCCCGGGGCGCGGCCGAATCCAACCACGCAGGCTTCACCGGCAGCGGCTTCGTCAACTACGACAACGCCAACGGCAGTTACGTCGAGTGGACGGTGAACGCCGCCCAGGCCGGCACCGCCACGCTGGGCCTGCGCTACGCCAACGGCACCACCGCCAACCGACCGATGACCATCACGGTCAACGGCACCGCCGTCGCGTCGAACAAGGCGTTCAACGGCACCGGAGCCTGGACCTCCTGGTCCACCACCAGCCTGAGCGCCGCCCTCAAGGCCGGCGCCAACACCGTCCGGGCCACCGCCACCACCGCGGCCGGCGGCCCCAACGTCGACCACCTCACGGTCGACGCCGGCACCACCCCGCCGGGGCCCGGCACCACCCCGGTCGGCATCAACGGCCAGCTCACCGTCTGCGGCACCAAGCTGTGCAACCAGTACGGCAAGCCCGTCCAGCTGCGCGGCATGAGCACCCACGGCACGCAGTGGTACGCGCAGTGCCTCACCGGCGGTTCGCTCGACGCCCTCGCGAAGGACTGGAACGCCGACGTCCTGCGCGTGTCCACGTACGTCCAGGAGGACGGCTACGAGTCCGACCCGCAGAAGTTCACCGACCTCGCCCACTCGCTCATCGAGCAGGCCACGGCCCGCGGCATGTACGTGATCGTCGACTGGCACATGCTCGACCCGGGCGACCCGCACTACAACCTGGCCCGCGCCAAGACCTTCTTCAGCGCGATCGCCGCTCGCCACAAGGGCAAGAACAACATCTTCTACGAGATCGCCAACGAGCCGAGCGGCGTGAGCTGGTCCCGGATCAAGAGCTACGCGGAGCAGATCATCCCGGTGATCCGGAACATCGACGCCGACGCTCCGGTCCTCGTCGGCACCCGCGCCTGGTCCTCCTTCGGCGTCTCCGAGGGCGCCGACGAGACCGAGGTCGTCGGCAACCAGGTCAACGCCTCCAACATCATGTACACCTTCCACTTCTACGCGTACTCGCACCGCGAGGAGTACCTCGACACCCTCTCCCGCGCCGCCGACCGGATCCCCGTGTTCGTCACCGAGTTCGGCACGCAGAACTACGCGGGCGAGGGCGCCGACGACTTCGCCATGACGCAGAAGTACCTCGACCTGATGGCCGCCAAGAAGATCAGCTGGACCAACTGGAACTTCTCCGACGACAACCGCAGCGGCGCCGTCTTCAAGCCGGGCACCTGCGCCTCCAACGGCCCGTGGACCGGCACCGGTTCGCTCAAGCCGGCGGGCGTCTGGATCCGCGACCGCATCCGCAGCGCGGACGCCTTCCCCACCGGCTGA
- a CDS encoding pyridoxamine 5'-phosphate oxidase family protein has translation MPDEEPRTELDERYSDEQATAVPWSQAVTRLAEAELYWLTTVRPDARPHVTPLIGVWADGALHFCTGPEERKAKNLRRNAHVVLTTGTNTLHEGFDLVVEGEAARVTDPVRLRALAAAWEAKYGAEWHFDVGDGVFVSPEAGEALVFEVAPRTAFGFGKGGYSQTRWLFA, from the coding sequence GTGCCCGACGAGGAACCGCGCACCGAGCTGGACGAACGCTACAGCGACGAGCAGGCGACCGCGGTGCCGTGGTCGCAGGCCGTCACCCGGCTGGCGGAGGCGGAGCTCTACTGGCTGACGACCGTACGTCCGGACGCGCGGCCGCACGTCACCCCGCTGATCGGCGTCTGGGCGGACGGCGCGCTGCACTTCTGCACCGGCCCGGAGGAACGCAAGGCCAAGAACCTCCGGAGGAACGCGCACGTCGTCCTCACCACCGGGACCAACACCCTCCACGAGGGCTTCGACCTGGTGGTCGAGGGCGAGGCGGCCCGCGTGACCGACCCGGTCCGGCTGCGGGCCCTGGCCGCCGCCTGGGAGGCGAAGTACGGCGCCGAATGGCACTTCGACGTGGGGGACGGCGTGTTCGTCAGTCCGGAGGCGGGCGAGGCCCTGGTCTTCGAGGTGGCCCCGCGCACCGCGTTCGGCTTCGGCAAGGGCGGCTACAGTCAGACGCGCTGGCTCTTCGCCTGA
- a CDS encoding DUF6296 family protein: MHAERYELVFPDGAEEGRDVVVVSRTDRTGPGGHPVYCDVTGIVQAEISDQAEVRMLPSSGQQAPAHGVQARPMPE, translated from the coding sequence ATGCATGCGGAGCGGTACGAACTGGTTTTTCCCGACGGTGCGGAAGAGGGCCGGGACGTGGTCGTCGTCAGCCGTACGGACCGCACCGGCCCCGGCGGGCACCCCGTCTACTGCGACGTGACCGGGATCGTGCAGGCCGAGATCAGCGACCAGGCCGAGGTCCGCATGCTTCCGTCGAGCGGCCAGCAGGCGCCCGCCCACGGGGTCCAGGCACGGCCGATGCCCGAGTGA
- a CDS encoding L-threonylcarbamoyladenylate synthase, whose protein sequence is MAKYFDVHPENPQPRTIGSVADSIRSGALVAYPTDSCFALGCQLGNREGMARIRSIRNLDERHHFTLVCQNFAQLGQFVHIDNDVFRAIKASTPGPYTFILRATNEVPRQLMHPKKKTVGVRIPDHAVTQALLAELGEPLLSSTLLLPDEDEPMTQGWEIKERLEHLVDAVLDSGDCGTRPTTVIDYSSGEAEVVRAGAGDTDRFE, encoded by the coding sequence ATGGCCAAGTACTTCGATGTGCACCCCGAGAATCCCCAGCCGCGCACGATCGGCAGCGTGGCGGACAGCATCCGGTCCGGCGCGCTCGTCGCGTACCCCACGGACTCGTGCTTCGCGCTGGGCTGCCAGCTGGGCAACCGCGAGGGCATGGCCCGGATCCGGTCGATCCGGAACCTCGACGAGCGGCACCACTTCACCCTCGTCTGCCAGAACTTCGCGCAGCTCGGCCAGTTCGTCCACATCGACAACGACGTGTTCCGCGCGATCAAGGCGTCGACTCCGGGCCCGTACACCTTCATCCTCCGCGCGACGAACGAGGTACCGCGCCAGCTGATGCACCCGAAGAAGAAGACGGTCGGGGTCCGGATCCCCGACCACGCGGTCACCCAGGCGCTGCTCGCCGAACTCGGTGAGCCCCTGCTCTCGAGCACCCTGCTGCTGCCCGACGAGGACGAGCCCATGACACAGGGGTGGGAGATCAAGGAACGGCTCGAGCACCTGGTGGACGCCGTCCTCGACTCCGGTGACTGCGGGACCAGGCCCACCACCGTCATCGACTACTCCAGCGGCGAGGCCGAGGTCGTCCGCGCCGGGGCGGGCGACACCGACCGCTTCGAGTAG
- a CDS encoding helix-turn-helix domain-containing protein: MPTTAKSPGDGEAWTVLRRLLDLLAEGAPAEHFARPAEAARQSGLSAARAREMAEATQAALAIRRTLSQHRRREAELAALFDTAGDLAALRDLDAVLRAIVHRAKLLLGTDVTYLSLNDDEAGDTYMRVTDGSVSAAFQQVRLGMGEGLGGLVAETARPYTTGDYRDDPRFKHTATIDSAVAEEGLRAILGVPLRLGTRVIGVLYAADRTARAFTPDEVALLASLADHAAIAIDSARLLEETRTALVDLNAASQTIEAHSRAMRRAEDAHDRLTDLVLRGAGITEVATAIGTVLQGGMLIHDADGTELARAGADPQPPRPQAVAASRTGGRAVPVQGTWVCAVLAGHELLGSIALTGRPDLDDADRRLFERASVVTALLLLLRRSVAETEDRVRGELLGDLLTRAADPAGLSARARRLGVNLGQPHAVFVLHADTLPRPRLLAAAARTAQARTGLAGQHHDDVVLICPSDTPNTSAAALAAELGQAVAVPVTVAAAGRPVTGPPDFAEAYAEARRCLAALHALGHRGTGAALADLGFVGLLLGDQTDLGGYVRQRLGPLLDYDEKRGTDLTHTLRTYFALGMSQARTRAALHVHVNTVVQRLDRIGRLLGRDWHLPERALELQLALRIHQVSAPAAGSDGISAGPAHRLPRQPPP, translated from the coding sequence ATGCCCACGACCGCGAAGAGCCCCGGCGACGGCGAGGCATGGACCGTCCTGCGCCGGCTGCTGGACCTGCTCGCCGAGGGCGCGCCCGCCGAACACTTCGCGCGGCCGGCCGAAGCCGCCCGGCAGAGCGGCCTCTCCGCGGCGCGGGCGCGGGAGATGGCCGAGGCCACCCAGGCCGCACTGGCCATCCGCCGCACCCTCAGCCAGCACCGCCGCCGCGAGGCCGAACTGGCGGCCCTCTTCGACACCGCGGGCGACCTCGCCGCGCTGCGCGACCTCGACGCCGTCCTGCGGGCCATCGTCCACCGGGCCAAACTCCTCCTCGGTACGGACGTCACCTACCTGTCCCTCAACGACGACGAGGCCGGCGACACCTACATGCGGGTGACCGACGGCTCCGTGTCGGCCGCCTTCCAGCAGGTGCGCCTGGGCATGGGGGAGGGTTTGGGCGGGCTGGTCGCCGAAACGGCCCGCCCCTACACCACCGGCGACTACCGCGACGACCCGCGGTTCAAGCACACCGCCACCATCGACAGCGCCGTCGCGGAGGAGGGCCTGCGGGCCATCCTCGGGGTGCCGCTGCGCCTGGGCACCCGCGTGATCGGCGTCCTCTACGCCGCCGACCGCACCGCACGCGCCTTCACCCCCGACGAGGTCGCCCTGCTCGCCTCGCTCGCCGACCACGCCGCCATCGCCATCGACAGCGCCCGGCTCCTGGAGGAGACCCGTACCGCACTGGTCGACCTCAACGCGGCCTCACAGACGATCGAGGCCCACAGCCGGGCGATGCGGCGCGCCGAGGACGCCCACGACCGGCTGACCGACCTGGTGCTGCGCGGAGCGGGCATCACGGAGGTGGCCACCGCCATCGGCACCGTCCTGCAGGGCGGCATGCTCATCCACGACGCGGACGGAACCGAACTCGCCCGGGCGGGCGCGGACCCGCAGCCCCCGCGGCCGCAGGCGGTTGCCGCCTCCCGGACGGGCGGCCGCGCGGTCCCGGTCCAGGGCACCTGGGTGTGCGCGGTCCTCGCCGGCCACGAACTCCTCGGCAGCATCGCCCTGACCGGCCGCCCCGACCTCGACGACGCCGACCGCAGGCTCTTCGAACGGGCCAGCGTCGTCACCGCCCTGCTGCTGCTCCTGCGCCGCTCGGTCGCCGAAACCGAGGACCGGGTACGGGGCGAGCTGCTGGGTGACCTGCTCACCCGGGCCGCCGACCCCGCCGGCCTGTCGGCCCGGGCCCGCCGCCTCGGCGTGAACCTGGGCCAGCCGCACGCGGTGTTCGTCCTGCACGCCGACACCCTTCCCCGCCCGCGGCTGCTGGCCGCGGCCGCCCGCACCGCGCAGGCGCGCACGGGGCTGGCCGGACAGCATCACGACGACGTGGTCCTCATCTGCCCCTCCGACACCCCCAACACCAGCGCCGCCGCCCTCGCCGCCGAGCTGGGCCAGGCCGTGGCCGTCCCGGTCACCGTCGCGGCGGCGGGCCGTCCGGTGACCGGTCCGCCGGACTTCGCCGAGGCGTACGCGGAGGCGCGCCGCTGCCTGGCGGCCCTGCACGCCCTGGGCCACCGGGGGACCGGGGCCGCGCTCGCGGACCTGGGCTTCGTCGGCCTCCTGCTGGGCGACCAGACGGACCTGGGCGGCTATGTACGGCAGAGACTCGGCCCGCTCCTGGACTACGACGAGAAGCGCGGCACCGACCTCACCCACACCCTGCGGACCTACTTCGCGCTCGGCATGAGCCAGGCCAGGACACGGGCGGCGCTCCACGTCCACGTCAACACGGTGGTGCAGCGCCTGGACCGCATCGGGCGGCTCCTCGGCCGGGACTGGCACCTTCCGGAGCGCGCGCTGGAACTCCAACTGGCCCTGCGCATCCACCAGGTGTCGGCGCCCGCCGCAGGGTCCGACGGCATCTCGGCGGGGCCGGCGCACCGGCTACCGCGGCAGCCCCCGCCGTAG
- a CDS encoding MFS transporter, which yields MASQPSPTSPKPQQARAGIGRVISASLIGTTIEWYDFFLYGSAAALVFNKLFFPSSEPLVGTLLAFLTYAIGFAARPLGGLVFGHYGDKIGRKKLLVLSLLMMGGATFAMGLLPTHASIGVGAPILLTVLRLIQGFALGGEWGGAVLLVSEHGDDKNRGFWASWPQAGAPGGNLLATGVLALLAAVQSDEAFLAWGWRIPFLLSGVLVVIGLWIRVSVSETPLFLEAQAKAAAQAAAGTGGAGKPPVVEVFRTNWRGVLTAIGTRLGENISYYVITAFLLVYVTTHLGLSKSDGLNAVLIGSAVHFVTIPLWGALSDRIGRRPVTLIGSLGMTGWAFAFFAMLDSKSFPVIAAAVTIGLLFHGAMYGPQAAFISEMFDTEVRYSGASMGSQLASIIGGALAPIIAVALLDGYGSSLPISIYLAAAALITSATVLAARETRGRSLAGPLDGDPLPVPGSRRAGADAELTSPGT from the coding sequence ATGGCATCCCAGCCCTCCCCGACCTCCCCGAAGCCGCAGCAGGCCAGAGCCGGCATCGGCCGCGTCATCAGCGCCAGCCTCATCGGCACCACCATCGAGTGGTACGACTTCTTCCTCTACGGCTCCGCGGCCGCGCTCGTCTTCAACAAGCTGTTCTTCCCCAGCAGCGAACCGCTCGTCGGCACCCTCCTCGCCTTCCTCACCTACGCGATCGGGTTCGCGGCCCGCCCGCTCGGCGGCCTGGTCTTCGGCCACTACGGGGACAAGATCGGCCGCAAGAAGCTCCTCGTGCTCAGCCTCCTCATGATGGGCGGCGCCACCTTCGCCATGGGCCTGCTGCCCACCCACGCGAGCATCGGCGTCGGCGCACCGATCCTGCTGACCGTGCTGCGCCTGATCCAGGGCTTCGCCCTCGGCGGCGAATGGGGCGGCGCGGTCCTGCTGGTCTCCGAGCACGGCGACGACAAGAACCGCGGCTTCTGGGCCTCCTGGCCCCAGGCCGGCGCACCCGGCGGCAACCTGCTCGCCACCGGCGTCCTCGCCCTGCTGGCCGCCGTCCAGTCCGACGAGGCCTTCCTCGCCTGGGGCTGGCGCATCCCGTTCCTCCTCTCCGGCGTGCTCGTCGTGATCGGCCTGTGGATCCGGGTGTCGGTCTCCGAGACCCCGCTCTTCCTCGAAGCCCAGGCCAAGGCCGCCGCACAGGCCGCCGCCGGCACCGGCGGCGCCGGGAAGCCGCCCGTCGTGGAGGTGTTCCGCACGAACTGGCGGGGTGTCCTCACCGCGATCGGCACCCGCCTCGGCGAGAACATCTCCTACTACGTCATCACGGCCTTCCTGCTCGTCTACGTGACGACCCACCTGGGCCTGTCGAAGAGCGACGGCCTGAACGCCGTCCTCATCGGCTCCGCCGTCCACTTCGTCACCATCCCGCTGTGGGGGGCGCTGTCCGACCGGATCGGCCGCCGCCCGGTCACGCTCATCGGCTCGCTCGGCATGACCGGCTGGGCCTTCGCCTTCTTCGCGATGCTCGACTCCAAGTCCTTCCCGGTCATCGCCGCCGCCGTCACGATCGGGCTGCTCTTCCACGGCGCGATGTACGGACCCCAGGCGGCCTTCATCTCCGAGATGTTCGACACCGAGGTCCGCTACTCCGGCGCCTCGATGGGATCCCAGCTCGCCTCCATCATCGGCGGGGCCCTCGCCCCGATCATCGCGGTGGCCCTGCTCGACGGCTACGGCTCCTCACTGCCGATCTCGATCTACCTCGCGGCGGCCGCGCTCATCACGAGCGCGACCGTCCTCGCCGCCCGGGAAACGCGCGGGCGTAGCCTGGCCGGGCCGCTCGATGGGGACCCCCTCCCGGTCCCCGGCAGCCGCCGGGCCGGCGCCGACGCCGAACTGACCTCCCCCGGCACCTAG
- a CDS encoding 3-hydroxybutyrate dehydrogenase gives MTSGITPAFDGTAGAALAGRTAMVTGAGSGIGRACATALAAAGAHVHVVDIDAGAATSVARQTGGTPHVVDLARGDLVEGLPADIDILVNNAGLQHVAPLTEFPPERFELIQKVMVHAPFLLLRRTLPHMRARGWGRIVNISSVHGLRASAFKAGYVAAKHALEGLSKVAALEGAPYGITSNCVSPGYVRTPLVERQIAAQAAAHGIDADQVVGEVMLSRSAVKRLIEPEEVAAVAVWLCGPHTGYLTGTSIPLDGGWTAA, from the coding sequence ATGACAAGCGGAATCACTCCCGCGTTCGACGGGACAGCAGGGGCCGCCCTGGCGGGCCGCACCGCCATGGTGACCGGCGCCGGCAGCGGTATCGGGCGCGCCTGCGCCACCGCCCTCGCCGCGGCCGGGGCCCACGTCCACGTCGTGGACATCGACGCGGGGGCGGCCACCTCCGTGGCCCGGCAGACCGGAGGCACCCCGCACGTCGTGGACCTGGCCCGGGGCGACCTCGTGGAGGGGCTGCCGGCCGACATCGACATCCTGGTCAACAACGCGGGCCTCCAACACGTGGCGCCGCTGACCGAGTTCCCCCCGGAACGCTTCGAACTCATCCAGAAGGTGATGGTCCACGCCCCGTTCCTGCTGCTCCGCCGGACCCTGCCGCACATGCGGGCGCGGGGCTGGGGCCGGATCGTCAACATCTCCAGCGTCCACGGCCTGCGGGCCAGCGCGTTCAAGGCCGGATACGTGGCGGCGAAGCACGCCCTGGAGGGGCTGAGCAAGGTCGCCGCCCTCGAAGGGGCCCCGTACGGCATCACCAGCAACTGCGTCAGCCCCGGCTACGTCCGCACCCCCCTGGTGGAGCGGCAGATCGCGGCCCAGGCCGCCGCTCACGGCATCGACGCCGACCAGGTCGTCGGCGAGGTGATGCTCAGCCGCTCCGCGGTCAAGCGCCTGATCGAACCGGAGGAGGTCGCCGCCGTCGCCGTATGGCTCTGCGGACCGCACACCGGCTACCTCACCGGCACCTCGATCCCCTTGGACGGCGGCTGGACCGCCGCCTGA